One Nicotiana tomentosiformis chromosome 4, ASM39032v3, whole genome shotgun sequence genomic window carries:
- the LOC104085304 gene encoding LEAF RUST 10 DISEASE-RESISTANCEUS RECEPTOR-LIKE PROTEIN KINASE-like 1.1: MDFSSFISNLTTRNTYSDPSSQDLEGSSKYFGVPVFSYSTLEEATNNFDSSKELGDGGFGTVYHGKLRDGREVAVKRLYEQSSKRMVQFKNEVEILTRLRNQNLVMLYGCTSRHSRELLLVYEYIPNGTIDYHLHGDKAKNGSTLIWPIRMKIAIETASALAYLHASDIIHCYVKASNILLDNNFGVKVAYFGLSRLSPHDATHISTAPQGTSGYVDPKYHACYQLTNKSNVYSFGVVLVELMSSLPAVYIRRNKDEISLANFALNKILKCAFEELIDPSLGYESDAEVRRMTTSVAELAFQCLQLEKEMRPTMDEVLEILKAIQRGEFESQKKEEINVIDNVDESENDVQYAIPGQYSCICKY; this comes from the exons ATGGATTTTTCTTCGTTTATCTCCAATCTAACAACAAGAAATACATATTCtgatccctcaagtcaagatctTGAAGGCAGTAGCAAGTACTTTGGAGTCCCTGTCTTCTCCTACTCTACACTTGAAGAAGCCACCAATAATTTCGATTCCTCCAAAGAACTTGGAGACGGAGGTTTTGGAACTGTATACCATG gtAAACTTCGTGATGGGAGGGAAGTTGCAGTGAAACGCCTGTACGAGCAAAGTTCCAAGAGGATGGTGCAATTCAAGAATGAAGTTGAAATTCTTACTCGCCTAAGGAACCAGAATCTTGTTATGCTTTATGGTTGCACATCAAGACATAGTCGTGAACTCCTCCTCGTTTATGAATACATTCCAAATGGAACAATTGATTATCACCTCCACGGTGATAAAGCAAAGAACGGGAGTACCCTTATATGGCCTATCCGCATGAAAATTGCCATAGAAACTGCTAGCGCTTTAGCTTATCTCCACGCTTCTGACATAATACACTGTTATGTTAAGGCTAGTAACATTCTCCTTGACAACAATTTTGGTGTCAAAGTTGCATATTTTGGGCTCTCAAGACTTTCTCCACATGATGCAACTCATATCTCGACTGCTCCTCAAGGGACATCTGGATATGTCGATCCAAAATATCATGCATGCTATCAGTTAACTAATAAAAGCAATGTGTATAGCTTCGGGGTTGTCCTTGTTGAGCTCATGTCATCACTGCCTGCTGTGTATATAAGAAGGAATAAGGATGAAATTAGTTTGGCTAACTTTGCATTAAACAAGATTTTGAAATGTGCATTTGAGGAGTTGATTGATCCATCTCTTGGTTACGAGTCTGATGCTGAAGTTAGGAGAATGACTACTTCAGTTGCAGAGCTAGCTTTTCAATGTCTGCAACTTGAGAAGGAGATGAGGCCAACAATGGATGAAGTGTTGGAAATTCTAAAGGCGATTCAGAGGGGCGAGTTTGAAAGCCAGAAGAAAGAAGAGATTAATGTCATTGACAATGTAGATGAATCAGAAAATGATGTACAATATgctattcccggtcaatattcctgtatttgtaaatattaa
- the LOC138909449 gene encoding uncharacterized protein — protein sequence MTLNSDSAEPSGVSTTSVLDPVHPLYLYPSYTLGTMLVFVPFAGTRFGDWKERMIISMSTKNKVQLIDGFIIQPTTNSPLDSHWQRCNNMVKAWITNSLSKDIAKIILYYKTAREAWNNLVERYGVANIFQYYSLQQSISSTSERSSDIATYYTKLKEYWDKIYIISLERPCTCSAMHEFSEAQKLIQFISGLNKTYSTIKSNILMMSLVPSVEKAYSILIRDEKQREINSGSQPFSSDSTSFIANSNSNSSPNQPNTIKNFTQRLNFEPRRSTLSCKYCKKPGHIVDKCYKLHVFPQDFKFTKGKRDVACVQIEPTDQTSPKPDSPETKDIPHGFSKEHHNNFNSWILDSAATNHMTPHKHLLHNIQSLISFFLVTLPNGYKVKVTSFGCLSLTSSIILTNVLLGPSLKRLLEIDKVEHGLYILRLSSHGIAAADVSQANAYPISSFPKSDSVSGECVLTATYLINRFPSIVLSNKIPYKVLLDHPPSYDHLRLFGCLAYATIPHTSRDKLQSRVIPSVFLGCGFSKKGYKLLNLGTKSIFYSRDVIFVEHIFPSTSTPSGFFPFSTFSFSDHITPNHVPASSSPFHPSDPTPTSSSPFHPYVSSPEPASVPSPTITQYTHIPLSPPSSSLPLRRSSRSTITPTRLKDYSTSLTPLLEPSFYHQVTSNPAWQEAMLKEFQALESNQTWDIIPLPPGKKVIPCKWVYKIKQKSDGSIERYKARFTTIKCLLALAAKHSWHVYQLHVNNAFLHGNLSEEVYMKVPLGLTVSSSSSGPPLVCKLKKSLYGLKQASRQ from the exons ATGACTTTGAATAGTGATTCAGCTGAACCTTCTGGTGTTTCAACAACATCAGTCCTCGATCCCGTTCACCCTCTTTATCTTTACCCTTCCTACACTCTAGGAACTATGTTAGTATTCGTGCCCTTTGCTGGCACAAGGTTTGGGGATTGGAAGGAAAGGATGATCATTTCTATGTCTACAAAGAACAAGGTCCAGTTAATTGATGGATTTATAATTCAACCTACAACTAATTCTCCCTTAGATTCTCATTGGCAACGATGTAATAATATGGTTAAAGCATGGATAACGAATTCACTCTCTAAGGACATAGCCAAAATAATTCTCTATTATAAGACTGCTAGAGAAGCTTGGAATAATCTTGTGGAAAGATATGGCGTTGccaatatttttcaatattacagCCTTCAACAATCCATTTCTTCTACATCTGAAAGATCATCTGATATTGCCACCTATTATACTAAACTCAAGGAGTACTgggataaaatatatataatctCTTTAGAAAGGCCTTGTACATGTAGTGCCATGCATGAATTCAGTGAGGCGCAGAAACTTATTCAGTTCATATCAGGGTTAAATAAAACTTATTCTACTATTAAGAGTAACATCTTAATGATGAGTCTTGTTCCAAGTGTGGAGAAGGCATATTCCATTCTGATCAGAGATGAGAAGCAAAGGGAAATTAATTCTGGTTCCCAACCTTTTTCTTCTGATTCCACTTCCTTCATAGCCAACTCCAATTCCAATTCTAGTCCTAATCAACCAAACACCATCAAAAATTTTACTCAGAGGTTGAATTTTGAACCTAGGAGATCTACACTGTCTTGCAAGTATTGCAAGAAACCTGGTCACATTGTAGACAAGTGCTACAAGCTACATGTATTCCCACAAGATTTTAAATTCACCAAGGGAAAAAGAGATGTTGCATGTGTCCAGATTGAGCCAACAGATCAGACTTCACCTAAGCCTGATTCACCTGAAACTAAAGACATTCCACATGGGTTTTCCAAGGAACA CCATAACAATTTCAACTCTTGGATCCTAGATTCAGCAGCAACCAATCATATGACACCTCATAAACACCTACTTCACAATATACAATCTTTAATCTCTTTTTTTCTTGTTACTTTACCAAATGGTTATAAAGTAAAGGTTACTTCTTTTGGATGCCTTTCTTTAACCTCTAGCATCATTCTAACTAATGTATTATTG GGCCCTTCTCTGAAGAGGCTATTGGAAATTGATAAGGTTGAGCATGGACTATACATTCTAAGATTGTCATCTCATGGTATTGCTGCAGCTGATGTTTCTCAAGCAAATGCTTATCCAATTTCTTCTTTTCCTAAGTCTGATTCAGTTTCT GGGGAGTGTGTCCTTACTGCAACTTACCTCATCAACAGATTTCCTTCTATTGTTCTTTCTAACAAAATACCATATAAAGTATTACTTGATCATCCTCCTAGCTATGATCACCTCAGATTATTTGGATGCCTAGCATATGCAACTATTCCTCATACTTCCAGGGATAAACTGCAATCTAGAGTTATTCCTTCTGTGTTTCTAGGTTGTGGGTTTAGTAAAAAGGGCTACAAGTTGCTGAATTTAGGAACCAAATCTATATTCTATTCCAGGGATGTCATCTTTGTTGAACATATCTTCCCATCTACTTCTACACCCTCtggtttctttcctttttctacTTTCTCCTTTTCTGATCACATCACTCCTAATCATGTTCCTGCTTCTTCTTCACCCTTTCACCCTTCTGATCCTACTCCTACTTCTTCTTCACCCTTTCATCCTTATGTTTCTTCTCCTGAACCTGCTTCTGTTCCTTCACCTACTATTACACAATACACACACATTCCTCTTTCTCCTCCTTCCTCTTCTCTTCCTTTGAGAAGATCCTCTAGGTCTACAATCACTCCTACCCGCCTTAAGGACTAT TCTACCTCACTTACCCCTTTACTTGAACCTTCTTTCTACCATCAAGTTACCTCCAATCCTGCCTGGCAAGAGGCAATGTTAAAAGAATTCCAAGCTTTGGAGTCTAACCAAACTTGGGATATTATTCCTCTACCACCTGGCAAGAAGGTCATTCCTTGCAAATGGGTGTATAAGATTAAGCAAAAATCTGATGGTAGCATTGAGAGATATAAAGCCAG ATTCACTACAATTAAATGTCTACTTGCTTTGGCTGCTAAACATTCTTGGCATGTATACCAGCTTCATGTAAACAATGCATTCTTGCATGGGAATCTCTCTGAGGAGGTATACATGAAAGTTCCTCTTGGCCTTActgtctcttcttcttcttctggtcCTCCTTTGGTATGCAAACTCAAGAAGTCATTGTATGGTCTCAAACAGGCATCAAGACAATGA